From Roseovarius sp. EL26, the proteins below share one genomic window:
- a CDS encoding ABC transporter permease — protein sequence MAALTPISRKPMSLVLPTVAAAGAILGLFVGTANGSGPLGMVIGAAFIAGLALVFTQVLKNEKLAKWISIIGLAILGFVFGGLPAAIIGALAGWFYSWFIYWLYEGRYRARLLPYLTPGQVLWHYGFRVICGAIFIFLITPILVVMPLSFNAQDFFTFTPEMLRLDPEGYSLKHYRDFFTNNEWQRSFKNSLLIAPIATVISVSLGTLAAIGLSQSHVPGRRAIMAILISPMIVPLIISATGMFFFYSQIGNWMEGTLGLNKNFVGYVKVVLAHAVLGIPFVIITVTATLVGFDRSLTRAASNMGADPVTTFFRVQMPLILPGVISGGLFAFITSFDEVVVVLFVGSASQKTLPWQMFTGLREQISPTILAVATILVGISIALLMTLEFLRRRSERLRGMSPQ from the coding sequence ATGGCAGCACTAACACCGATCTCACGCAAGCCAATGTCATTGGTCTTGCCAACTGTCGCCGCCGCAGGCGCGATCCTTGGCCTCTTTGTCGGGACCGCCAACGGGTCAGGCCCTCTGGGGATGGTCATTGGCGCGGCTTTCATTGCCGGACTGGCCTTGGTCTTTACTCAGGTGCTTAAGAACGAAAAGCTCGCGAAGTGGATTTCCATTATCGGGTTGGCCATACTTGGCTTTGTTTTTGGCGGCCTTCCCGCAGCCATCATAGGTGCACTTGCGGGGTGGTTTTATAGCTGGTTTATCTACTGGCTATATGAAGGCCGCTATCGTGCGCGCCTGTTGCCGTACCTCACACCTGGTCAGGTTTTGTGGCACTATGGCTTTCGGGTCATTTGTGGCGCGATCTTTATCTTCCTGATCACGCCGATTCTTGTGGTGATGCCACTGTCGTTCAACGCGCAGGACTTCTTTACCTTTACGCCAGAAATGCTGCGGCTTGATCCGGAAGGGTATTCACTCAAGCATTACCGCGATTTCTTTACCAACAACGAATGGCAACGTAGCTTTAAGAACTCTTTGTTGATCGCGCCTATTGCCACGGTGATCTCGGTGAGCCTTGGCACATTGGCGGCGATTGGTCTTTCGCAATCACACGTGCCAGGACGCCGGGCGATTATGGCGATTTTGATCTCGCCAATGATTGTTCCGCTGATCATCTCAGCCACAGGCATGTTCTTCTTCTACTCTCAGATCGGTAACTGGATGGAAGGTACGCTTGGCTTGAACAAAAACTTTGTGGGCTATGTGAAAGTGGTCCTTGCGCATGCGGTTCTTGGTATTCCCTTTGTGATCATCACAGTGACAGCGACACTTGTGGGCTTTGATCGCTCATTGACCCGTGCCGCGTCGAACATGGGGGCGGATCCGGTGACAACGTTCTTCCGGGTGCAGATGCCTTTGATCCTGCCGGGTGTGATTTCAGGCGGCCTGTTCGCCTTTATCACGTCATTCGATGAGGTGGTTGTGGTGCTGTTTGTTGGCTCTGCGAGCCAGAAGACATTGCCTTGGCAGATGTTCACTGGCCTGCGCGAGCAGATCAGCCCGACCATTCTGGCTGTGGCGACAATCCTTGTTGGAATCTCGATTGCTCTGTTGATGACGCTGGAATTCCTGCGCCGCCGATCAGAGCGCCTGCGCGGTATGAGCCCGCAGTAA
- a CDS encoding response regulator has product MSEPAPHLLIVDDDERIRGLLRKFLARNGFLVSIARDSAHARRILSGLEFDLIVMDVMMPGEDGVALTRSLRENLQTPILLLTAKGDTDDRIAGLEAGADDYLPKPFEPKELLLRINAILRRMPEPEPEQVAPKVLNMGPVRFDIERVEMMRGEESVRLTATEVQLMRIFAEHLREPVSRAKLVEDLGRDKGQAQERAVDVQITRLRRKIETDPKQPRYLQTVRGEGYMLIPD; this is encoded by the coding sequence ATGAGTGAACCAGCCCCCCACCTGTTAATTGTGGATGACGATGAACGTATCCGTGGATTGCTGCGCAAGTTTTTGGCGCGTAACGGCTTTCTGGTTTCTATCGCCCGCGACTCTGCCCATGCACGGCGGATCCTGTCGGGCTTGGAGTTCGATCTGATCGTGATGGACGTGATGATGCCGGGTGAAGACGGTGTTGCGCTGACGCGTAGCCTACGTGAAAATCTGCAAACGCCGATCCTGCTGCTGACTGCCAAAGGCGATACTGATGATCGTATCGCCGGGCTTGAAGCGGGTGCGGATGATTACTTGCCAAAACCGTTTGAGCCTAAAGAGCTGTTGCTACGGATCAACGCCATTCTGCGCCGGATGCCCGAGCCGGAACCAGAACAGGTGGCACCCAAGGTGCTGAACATGGGGCCAGTGCGATTTGATATCGAACGGGTCGAGATGATGCGCGGCGAAGAGTCTGTGCGCCTCACGGCGACCGAGGTACAGTTGATGCGGATCTTTGCCGAGCACTTACGCGAACCAGTAAGCCGCGCCAAGTTGGTCGAGGATCTTGGCCGCGATAAGGGACAGGCACAAGAACGCGCGGTGGATGTGCAAATTACACGCCTGCGTCGCAAGATCGAAACTGACCCAAAACAACCGCGCTATCTGCAAACGGTGCGCGGTGAGGGGTATATGCTGATCCCGGATTAA
- a CDS encoding branched-chain amino acid aminotransferase, producing MAAYDDRDGKIWMDGAMVNWRDANVHLLTHGLHYASSVFEGERAYNGKIFKSRQHSERLHFSADQLDFEIPFSVDQIEAAKEQVLKENGLTDAYIRAVAWRGAGEDMGVASARNPVRLAIAAWEWGNYYGDAKMKGAKLDIAKWKRPSPETIPSHAKAAGLYMICTLSKHAAEAKGCSDAMMFDYRGYVAEATGANIFFVKDGEVHTPKPDCFLNGITRQTVIGMLEERQIKVHERHIEPGELEGFEQCWLTGTAAEVTPVGQIGDYTFEVGALAREISEGYEKLVRE from the coding sequence ATGGCTGCCTATGATGACCGCGACGGTAAAATTTGGATGGATGGTGCAATGGTCAACTGGCGCGATGCCAATGTGCACCTTCTGACACATGGGTTGCACTATGCTAGCTCGGTCTTCGAAGGGGAGCGGGCTTATAACGGCAAGATATTCAAAAGCCGCCAGCACTCCGAACGCCTGCACTTCTCGGCTGATCAACTGGACTTTGAGATCCCCTTCTCGGTTGACCAGATTGAAGCCGCCAAAGAACAGGTTCTGAAAGAAAATGGTCTCACCGATGCCTACATCCGTGCCGTTGCATGGCGTGGCGCGGGCGAAGACATGGGTGTCGCCAGCGCACGCAACCCGGTTCGTCTGGCCATCGCCGCCTGGGAATGGGGCAACTACTACGGCGACGCCAAGATGAAAGGCGCCAAGCTCGACATCGCTAAATGGAAACGCCCAAGCCCGGAAACCATTCCAAGCCACGCCAAAGCCGCCGGTCTCTATATGATCTGCACCCTGTCCAAGCACGCGGCCGAGGCCAAAGGCTGCTCGGATGCGATGATGTTTGACTATCGCGGCTACGTGGCCGAGGCGACCGGTGCAAACATCTTCTTCGTCAAGGACGGCGAGGTTCACACACCTAAGCCGGACTGCTTCCTCAACGGCATCACCCGTCAGACCGTCATCGGTATGCTGGAAGAGCGCCAGATCAAGGTGCATGAGCGCCACATCGAGCCCGGCGAGCTAGAAGGCTTTGAACAATGCTGGTTGACCGGCACCGCCGCCGAAGTCACCCCCGTTGGCCAGATCGGTGATTACACCTTTGAGGTTGGCGCCCTCGCCCGCGAGATTTCCGAAGGCTACGAAAAGCTGGTTCGGGAATAA
- the aroC gene encoding chorismate synthase: protein MSLNTFGHLFRVTTWGESHGPALGATVDGCPPGVPITPEMLQQWLDKRRPGQNKNTTQRNEPDAVEILSGVYEGQTTGTPVQLMIKNTDQRSKDYGEIAKTFRPGHADITYHQKYGLRDPRGGGRSSARETAARVAAGGLARAALAELAPNVEIKGYMTRMGDLEIDRSRFDWDAIEGNDFWIPDAEAAPEWEAYLQAIRKDHNSVGAEIEVVARNIPAGLGAPIYGKLDTDLAAAMMSINAVKGVEIGEGMAAARLKGTENADEIYMGDNGPEYSSNHSGGILGGISTGQDVVVRFAVKPTSSILTPRKSIRIDGSPTEVITKGRHDPCVGIRAVPVAEAMMACVVLDHLLLHRGQVGDGPRGSIG, encoded by the coding sequence ATGAGCCTGAATACATTTGGTCATCTCTTCCGTGTCACCACTTGGGGTGAAAGCCATGGACCCGCTTTGGGCGCTACGGTTGACGGCTGCCCTCCGGGTGTGCCGATCACGCCAGAGATGTTGCAACAATGGCTTGATAAACGCCGCCCCGGCCAGAACAAAAACACCACGCAGCGCAATGAACCTGACGCAGTGGAAATCCTATCTGGTGTGTACGAAGGGCAAACCACCGGCACGCCGGTGCAGCTGATGATCAAGAACACCGATCAGCGTTCCAAGGATTACGGCGAGATTGCCAAGACCTTTCGCCCCGGTCATGCCGACATTACCTACCACCAAAAATACGGCCTGCGTGACCCGCGCGGCGGTGGTCGCAGCTCTGCCCGTGAAACCGCAGCCCGCGTCGCCGCAGGTGGTTTGGCCCGTGCCGCGTTGGCAGAACTGGCCCCTAATGTTGAGATCAAAGGCTACATGACCCGCATGGGCGATCTGGAAATTGATCGCAGCCGGTTTGACTGGGACGCCATTGAAGGCAATGATTTCTGGATTCCCGACGCCGAGGCCGCCCCCGAATGGGAAGCCTACCTGCAAGCCATCCGTAAAGACCATAACTCTGTTGGCGCTGAGATCGAGGTTGTCGCCCGCAACATCCCTGCCGGTCTGGGCGCGCCGATTTATGGCAAGCTTGATACAGACCTGGCCGCCGCGATGATGTCAATCAATGCCGTCAAAGGGGTTGAGATTGGCGAAGGCATGGCCGCCGCCCGCCTCAAAGGCACCGAAAACGCCGACGAGATTTACATGGGCGACAACGGCCCTGAATATAGCTCAAACCATTCGGGCGGCATTTTGGGTGGTATCTCCACCGGACAAGACGTGGTCGTACGCTTTGCCGTCAAACCCACATCATCCATTCTGACACCACGCAAATCGATCCGCATCGATGGCAGCCCGACCGAAGTGATCACAAAAGGCCGCCACGACCCCTGCGTCGGTATCCGCGCTGTGCCCGTGGCCGAGGCAATGATGGCCTGCGTCGTTCTTGACCATCTGCTGCTGCATCGCGGTCAGGTCGGCGACGGCCCGCGCGGCAGCATCGGTTAA
- a CDS encoding DUF3592 domain-containing protein has translation MNTFLEQLFSGDRDAIILGAAGYFALMAVIAFVRMFWLSRWPSVVGVLHEEGIEGSGMGATSTDEREYIAMVRYSYSVNGVTYESDRLNAWYVSVTHNLRALLKYQFRGIERHEGANVTVFYNPRKPHKSYLDVPGWRSIVLVVGLCFGLAALILSAL, from the coding sequence ATGAACACTTTTCTGGAACAGCTTTTTTCGGGTGATCGTGATGCCATCATTCTGGGAGCCGCCGGCTATTTTGCGTTGATGGCGGTAATTGCGTTTGTTCGCATGTTCTGGCTCAGCCGTTGGCCAAGCGTCGTCGGCGTATTGCACGAGGAAGGAATTGAAGGTTCTGGCATGGGCGCCACTTCAACTGATGAACGCGAATATATAGCTATGGTACGTTACAGCTATTCCGTTAATGGCGTGACTTATGAAAGTGATCGCCTGAATGCATGGTACGTGTCTGTCACCCACAATTTGCGCGCGCTCCTAAAATATCAATTTCGTGGAATAGAGCGGCATGAGGGGGCCAATGTAACTGTTTTTTACAACCCTCGAAAACCACATAAATCATACCTCGATGTGCCCGGCTGGCGCTCGATTGTTCTAGTCGTGGGGTTGTGTTTCGGATTGGCGGCCTTAATTCTTTCCGCACTATAG
- a CDS encoding DMT family transporter has protein sequence MSLIVFLAIIGAALLHASWNAMVKGSDDKLTSMAAVVFGHAPFAVLALAFVPLPAVASLPYLFAGIGLHFGYQIFLLQSYKLGDLTQVYPIARGSAPLIVAAISVAILGVTLSVSELLAIALIGIGIISLTLVRRADGQRNAKAAFMALTTGGFIASYSLIDGLGARVSGTSLGFFAWLALGNSLLMALYIAARSPGTFRAVFTRGRKIFLIGGSASFIAYALITWAFTQAPIAVVTALRETSIIFALFIGVFFLKERLDLAKLLSTMLTLIGAALLRYAR, from the coding sequence ATGTCCCTGATTGTTTTTCTTGCAATAATCGGGGCGGCGCTTTTGCATGCCTCATGGAACGCGATGGTCAAAGGCAGCGATGACAAGCTGACCAGCATGGCCGCCGTTGTGTTTGGACACGCACCGTTTGCTGTGTTGGCCTTGGCGTTTGTGCCACTTCCTGCTGTGGCATCCCTGCCCTATCTATTTGCAGGCATTGGTTTGCACTTTGGCTATCAGATATTTTTGCTTCAATCCTATAAGCTTGGCGATCTGACGCAAGTTTATCCAATTGCCCGCGGCTCGGCCCCATTGATCGTCGCTGCAATTTCCGTTGCGATTTTGGGCGTCACGCTTAGCGTTTCAGAGTTACTGGCAATCGCGTTGATTGGCATCGGCATTATTAGCCTGACATTGGTGCGTCGCGCTGACGGTCAACGCAATGCCAAGGCCGCGTTTATGGCCCTGACCACTGGTGGATTTATCGCCTCTTATTCACTGATTGATGGATTGGGCGCGCGTGTTTCAGGAACGTCATTGGGCTTTTTCGCGTGGCTGGCGCTGGGCAACAGCCTGTTGATGGCACTCTATATTGCCGCCCGTTCACCGGGTACATTTAGGGCGGTCTTCACTCGTGGACGTAAGATCTTTCTGATCGGAGGCAGCGCATCGTTCATCGCGTATGCGCTGATTACATGGGCCTTTACGCAAGCCCCTATTGCCGTGGTCACCGCCCTGCGCGAAACCAGCATCATCTTTGCCCTGTTCATCGGTGTTTTCTTCCTTAAGGAGCGCCTGGATCTGGCCAAGCTGCTCTCGACTATGCTGACCTTGATTGGCGCAGCGTTGTTGCGCTACGCCAGATAA
- a CDS encoding RidA family protein, with protein sequence MSDIVRHHTGQRSSKIVSYNGVIYLTGQVDDTHEDAAGQTRACLEKVEALLEEAGSDKTRILHTTIWLADINDFAEMNSVWDNWVAPGHAPARACGESKLARPVLKVEFLVIAAEGKA encoded by the coding sequence ATGAGCGATATCGTACGCCACCACACCGGACAGCGGTCCAGCAAGATCGTATCTTACAACGGCGTGATCTATCTGACGGGTCAGGTCGATGACACGCATGAGGATGCCGCGGGGCAAACCCGTGCCTGTCTGGAGAAGGTCGAGGCCCTGTTGGAAGAAGCGGGATCAGACAAGACCCGGATCTTGCACACAACGATCTGGTTGGCTGACATCAACGATTTTGCTGAGATGAATTCGGTATGGGACAACTGGGTTGCTCCCGGCCATGCGCCTGCACGTGCTTGCGGTGAATCCAAACTGGCGCGGCCAGTGCTCAAAGTTGAGTTTCTGGTGATTGCGGCAGAAGGCAAAGCATAA
- a CDS encoding MarR family winged helix-turn-helix transcriptional regulator gives MASRSSGDDLLFLTDEKLRQGIEAMFFAYRGFTADPDRILETMAYGRAHHRAIHFISRSPGTTVNNLLSILGVTKQSLNRVLRTLVEDGLVESRVGKSDKRERNLLLTEAGEALEKKLSDAQRVRMRTAYRNAGPEAVAGFRAVLEQMMDAKMRRHYQAIREKDV, from the coding sequence ATGGCCAGCAGATCAAGCGGTGACGATCTTCTCTTTCTAACGGATGAAAAGTTGAGGCAGGGGATCGAAGCGATGTTTTTTGCCTATCGCGGCTTTACGGCGGATCCTGATCGCATTCTAGAAACCATGGCTTACGGGCGGGCCCATCACCGGGCTATCCACTTCATTTCACGCAGCCCAGGCACAACGGTCAACAACCTGCTGAGCATTCTTGGTGTGACCAAGCAATCATTGAACCGGGTGTTGCGTACACTGGTTGAAGATGGGTTGGTTGAAAGCCGGGTGGGAAAGTCGGATAAACGGGAACGTAACCTGCTTTTGACAGAAGCAGGCGAAGCGCTTGAAAAGAAACTGAGTGATGCGCAACGTGTTCGGATGCGAACCGCGTATCGCAATGCAGGCCCAGAAGCCGTGGCCGGATTTCGTGCGGTTCTGGAGCAGATGATGGATGCGAAGATGCGCCGGCATTATCAGGCCATCAGGGAGAAAGACGTATGA
- a CDS encoding RluA family pseudouridine synthase has protein sequence MSDYSPPDTPLDVLHEDYEIVAVNKPEGLLSVPGRGEHLADCLLTRVQEAFPTALLVHRLDRDTSGVMVFGLTPHAQRSLSMQFETRKTKKTYVARVEGTLQDKVGTIDLPLIVDWENRPRQMVCHETGKEAITDWRVLKTTKDETRVRLLPHTGRSHQLRVHMLALGHPILGDPLYAEGAAAEHERMMLHAQELRVNHPESGRGMSFRAKVPF, from the coding sequence ATGTCTGATTATTCCCCCCCCGATACGCCGCTTGATGTCCTGCATGAGGATTATGAAATTGTTGCCGTCAACAAACCTGAGGGGTTGTTGTCCGTTCCGGGGCGGGGAGAACATTTGGCGGATTGCCTGCTGACCCGCGTGCAAGAGGCGTTTCCGACAGCACTTTTGGTGCATCGGTTGGACCGCGATACATCAGGCGTGATGGTGTTTGGCCTGACGCCACATGCGCAGCGCTCATTGTCGATGCAGTTTGAGACCCGCAAAACCAAAAAGACATATGTCGCGCGAGTTGAGGGAACGCTGCAGGACAAGGTCGGGACCATTGATCTTCCGCTTATTGTGGATTGGGAAAATCGCCCGCGTCAAATGGTTTGCCATGAGACGGGTAAAGAGGCGATCACTGATTGGCGGGTTTTGAAAACCACAAAGGATGAGACCCGTGTGCGGTTACTGCCGCACACCGGCCGGAGCCATCAGTTACGCGTGCATATGCTGGCGCTGGGGCATCCGATTCTGGGGGATCCGCTTTATGCCGAGGGCGCGGCTGCTGAGCATGAGCGGATGATGCTCCATGCACAGGAATTGCGGGTAAACCACCCTGAAAGCGGACGTGGCATGTCGTTTCGGGCGAAAGTGCCGTTCTGA